In Corvus moneduloides isolate bCorMon1 chromosome 3, bCorMon1.pri, whole genome shotgun sequence, one DNA window encodes the following:
- the HNRNPLL gene encoding heterogeneous nuclear ribonucleoprotein L-like, which translates to MSSPSSGERYEEEEEEEEEEDGAYESQAKRLKPSAAAEEGEIEYSGAEESEGRRDKPPASRGGGGGFSGGDAGGSHHKVSVSPVVHVRGLCESVVEADLVEALEKFGTICYVMMMPFKRQALVEFENVESAKKCVTFAADEPVYIAGQQAFFNYSTSKRITRPGNTDDPSGGNKVLLLSIQNPLYPITVDVLYTVCNPVGKVQRIVIFKRNGIQAMVEFESVFCAQKAKAALNGADIYAGCCTLKIEYARPTRLNVIRNDNDSWDYTKPYLGRRDRGKGRQRQAILGEHPSSFRHDGYGSHGPLLPLPSRYRMGSRDTPELVAYPLPQASSSYMHGGNPSGSVVMVSGLHQLKMNCSRVFNLFCLYGNIEKVKFMKTIPGTALVEMGDEYAVERAVTHLNNVKLFGKRLNVCVSKQHSVVPSQIFELEDGTSSYKDFAMSKNNRFTSAGQASKNIIQPPSCVLHYYNVPLCVTEETFVKLCEDHEVLSFIKYKVFDPKPSAKTLSGLLEWECKTDAVEALTVLNHYQIRVPNGSNPYTLKLCFSTSSHL; encoded by the exons ATGTCGTCGCCGTCGTCCGGAGAGCGGtacgaggaggaggaggaggaggaggaagaggaagacgGCGCCTACGAGAGCCAGGCCAAGCGGCTGAAGCCCAGCGCCGCTGCCGAGGAAGGCGAGATCGAGTACAGCGGCGCGGAGGAGAGCGAGGGCCGGCGGGACAAGCCTCCCGCGtcgcgcggcggcggcggcggcttcTCGGGCGGG GATGCCGGGGGAAGTCATCACAAAGTGTCTGTTTCTCCTGTCGTCCATGTCCGAGGGCTGTGTGAATCAGTGGTGGAAGCAGATCTCGTGGAAGCTCTGGAGAAGTTTGGAACCATATG CTATGTCATGATGATGCCGTTCAAGCGCCAGGCTCTGGTGGAGTTTGAAAACGTGGAAAGTGCAAAGAAATGTGTGACATTTGCAGCAGATGAACCTGTGTACATTGCTGGGCAGCAGGCTTTCTTCAACTACTCCACAAGCAAGAGGATCACTCGGCCTGGGAACACTGATGACCCATCCGGTGGGAATAAAGTTCTCCTGTTGTCAATTCAGAATCCTCTCTACCCAATTACAGTG gATGTTTTGTACACTGTGTGCAACCCTGTTGGAAAAGTTCAGCGCATTGTTATATTCAAGAGAAATGGAATACAAGCCATGGTTGA GTTTGAATCTGTGTTTTGTGCCCAGAAGGCGAAGGCTGCGCTCAATGGAGCAGATATCTATGCAGGATGCTGCACACTAAAAATTGAATATGCAAGG CCAACTCGACTTAATGTCATTAGGAACGACAACGATAGTTGGGACTACACTAAGCCATATCTGGGCCGCCGAG ACAGAGGGAAGGGCCGGCAGAGACAAGCTATTCTGGGAGAGCACCCATCATCCTTTAGACATGATGGCTATG GCTCCCATGGTCCTTTGTTGCCCTTGCCAAGCCGGTACCGAATGGGATCTCGGGACACTCCAGAACTTGTTGCTTACCCATTGCCCCAGGCATCCTCCTCTTACATGCATGGTGGAAATCCTTCTGGGTCAGTTGTCATGGTTAGTGGGTTGCATCAGCTCAAGATGAACTGTTCAAGGGTATTCAACCTGTTCTGCTTGTATGGAAACATTGAGAAG GTGAAATTTATGAAGACTATTCCGGGCACAGCACTGGTTGAAATGGGTGATGAATACGCTGTAGAAAGAGCAGTCACACATCTCAATAATGTCAAGTTATTTGGAAAGAGACTCAATGTCTG TGTTTCCAAGCAGCACTCGGTAGTTCCAAGCCAGATATTTGAACTGGAGGATGGCACGAGTAGTTACAAGGATTTTGCCATGAGTAAGAACAATCGCTTCACCAGTGCTGGCCAAGCATCCAAGAACATCATCCAACCACCCTCCTGTGTGCTGCACTATTACAATGTTCCCCTGTGTGTGACTGAGGAAACGTTTGTAAAG TTATGTGAGGATCATGAAGTTCTCAGCTTTATTAAATACAAAGTGTTTGACCCAAAAC CTTCTGCCAAAACACTCTCTGGTCTGTTGGAATGGGAATGTAAGACAGATGCAGTGGAAGCTCTCACTGTACTTAATCACTACCAGATAAGAGTCCCAA ATGGCTCCAACCCTTACACCTTGAAGCTTTGCTTCTCTACTTCATCCCATTTATAG